A single genomic interval of Camelina sativa cultivar DH55 chromosome 11, Cs, whole genome shotgun sequence harbors:
- the LOC104728666 gene encoding uncharacterized protein LOC104728666 has protein sequence MNYDVKLCKWGQTQLAAICRHGTCPWKIYCSVDKRVGRWSVKTYVDIHNHAVSGKARMLKLGVIGRLFREEARRRPSLSWTDIKDEIMMRYTISKQQFAKLWDYERELKLSNEGTHTEIVTIPQVSGKQQFDKFYVCFAALRRTWKNCCRPIIGIDGAFLKWELKGEILAAVGRDADNRIYPIAWAIVRVEDNESWSWFVDKLKTDLDLGVGDGLTVMSDKRNGLINAISDLLPNAEDKHYARHIYANWKKVYGDYTHESFFWAIVYSATVGDFSYNMEALKVYDPPTAEDLMKIEPSTWCRAFFSYHSSCEDVCNNLSESFNRTIKDARKLPVINMLEEVRRISMKCIAKLSGMTNKCNTRFPHKIMEILEANRKSAKFCSVLKSGETKYEWKLTCIPCPHAIYVITEHNRDPEDYVDGHLQTNVWKDTYKENIEPVNGERLWEKTGKGPIEVPDKRKKRGRPKNFNRIKEPGESSTNPTKLAREGKTVTCSNCKQIGHNKGTCKQQTVQLPPPRKRGRPRKSLDNDDPWSIHDDPWSIHNAPKRWKAAQRQSTPPVAQSQSAQNQEVPHHSSAPPTTKKSGTGRARGCPPGRGNGCGNSQVKGRGKYYDVPKPPVFFMSLWSDKVFDVWRPEKKSD, from the exons ATGAATTATGATGTGAAGCTTTGTAAATGGGGTCAGACACAGTTGGCGGCAATATGCAGACATGGGACATGTCCTTGGAAGATCTATTGTTCTGTGGATAAGCGTGTAGGGAGATGGTCAGTGAAGACATATGTTGATATCCATAACCATGCTGTGAGTGGAAAAGCAAGGATGTTGAAACTGGGTGTAATTGGTAGGTTATtcagagaagaagcaagaagaagaccGTCTTTGAGTTGGACCGACATCAAGGATGAGATAATGATGAGGTACACGATATCA AAACAACAGTTTGCAAAGTTGTGGGACTACGAGAGAGAGCTGAAGCTGTCTAACGAGGGTACTCACACAGAGATTGTAACCATTCCGCAGGTGAGTGGTAAGCAACAATTTGACAAGTTCTATGTCTGTTTTGCGGCGCTTAGAAGAACATGGAAGAATTGCTGTCGTCCTATTATCGGAATTGATGGAGCATTTCTGAAATGGGAATTGAAAGGTGAGATTCTAGCAGCTGTTGGAAGGGATGCAGACAATAGGATTTATCCTATTGCTTGGGCAATAGTCAGAGTTGAGGACAATGAGTCATGGTCTTGGTTTGTTGATAAGCTAAAGACAGATTTGGATTTGGGAGTTGGCGATGGATTGACTGTTATGTCAGACAAGAGAAATGGGTTAATCAATGCAATATCTGATTTGCTTCCAAATGCAGAGGATAAGCATTATGCTCGACACATATATGCCAATTGGAAGAAGGTTTATGGTGACTACACACATGAGAGTTTTTTCTGGGCCATCGTATACAGTGCAACAGTTGGGGATTTCTCTTATAATATGGAAGCTTTGAAAGTATATGATCCACCTACTGCTGAGGATTTGATGAAAATAGAACCGAGTACATGGTGTAGGGCGTTTTTCAGCTACCATTCAAGCTGTGAGGATGTGTGCAACAATCTCTCTGAGAGTTTCAACCGAACAATCAAAGACGCCAGGAAGTTACCGGTTATTAATATGCTTGAGGAAGTGAGGAGAATCTCCATGAAGTGCATTGCTAAACTGTCTGGTATGACAAACAAATGTAATACCCGGTTTCCTCATAAAATTATGGAGATACTTGAAGCCAACCGAAAATCAGCGAAGTTTTGCTCAGTCCTCAAAAGTGGTGAGACCAAATATGAG TGGAAGCTCACATGCATACCTTGTCCACATGCCATATATGTCATCACAGAACACAATCGTGATCCAGAAGA CTATGTTGATGGACATTTACAAACAAATGTCTGGAAAGATACATATAAGGAGAACATAGAACCTGTAAATGGTGAAAGGTTGTGGGAGAAAACAGGCAAAGGACCAATTGAAGTACCTGATAAGAGGAAAAAACGAGGACGCCCAAAAAATTTTAATAGGATAAAGGAGCCAGGTGAATCATCAACTAATCCAACAAAGCTTGCAAGAGAAGGTAAAACTGTTACGTGTAGCAACTGTAAGCAAATTGGTCACAATAAGGGAACCTGCAAGCAACAAACAGTCCAATTACCTCCTCCACGCAAAAGGGGCAGACCACGAAAAAGTCTG GATAATGATGACCCTTGGAGCATCCACGATGACCCTTGGAGCATCCACAATGCACCAAAGAGGTGGAAGGCTGCTCAAAGACAATCGACACCACCTGTTGCACAAAGTCAATCTGCACAAAACCAAGAAGTACCGCATCATTCAAGTGCTCCACcaacaactaaaaaaagtgGTACAGGACGTGCACGAGGTTGTCCTCCAGGACGTGGAAATGGTTGTGGTAATTCACAAGTCAAAGGTCGTGGCAAGTACTACGATGTTCCAAAACCGCCGGTCTTTTTTATGTCTCTTTGGTCTGATAAGGTGTTTGATGTTTGGCGACCTGAGAAGAAGTCAGATTAA